A stretch of the Aegilops tauschii subsp. strangulata cultivar AL8/78 chromosome 4, Aet v6.0, whole genome shotgun sequence genome encodes the following:
- the LOC120963314 gene encoding protein FAR1-RELATED SEQUENCE 5-like produces the protein MAKAIPQSFPNTVHKLCLWHIMKKYREYLALLYKKYKTFKEEFTAILNWSLMPTEFEDASAELVHKYNLENDQMMMQLWSDRKMWISAYYKNIFCARMTSTQRSESMNHVLKKGFVKGSQNLHKFAGRVNACIQTRMQKENEQTMTSMNNPVTKTTYGYEEDMYIKYMRAVYTEMRNRMRKATLFRAKRTAEPTKYLVYYHNKPGHDDEERFSWSKHEFQVVADPENEIYVCECKLWTHTGLFCLHIMNILDYLKPDKFPNKYILKRYTKTAKSQPTFDTRDYNTTTSDGSSRLSKQDILLQLNLMVNKKSMRCNQQYDRAYYVLKRLVEELDAIHSANQAGADERMAEEDAKIEDDLHYYAAEMLNTAAEANQCKQGDGQSMEQRQQETMKLRLYSETKGRKKITASKKSCGTQQADLSNTLGKKQC, from the exons ATGGCGAAAGCTATACCACAATCATTTCCAAACACCGTCCACAAGCTATGCCTTTGGCACATCATGAAGAAGTACAGAGAATACCTCGCGTTGCTGTACAAAAAGTATAAAACATTCAAAGAGGAGTTCACAGCTATATTAAACTGGTCGTTGATGCCAACGGAGTTTGAAGATGCCTCGGCTGAACTCGTGCACAAGTACAACCTGGAGAACGACCAGATGATGATGCAGCTCTGGAGTGATAGGAAGATGTGGATTTCAGCATATTACAAGAACATTTTCTGTGCTAGAATGACTTCCACACAACGAAGTGAGAGCATGAACCACGTGCTAAAGAAAGGGTTTGTCAAGGGGTCCCAGAACCTACACAAGTTTGCTGGGCGGGTCAATGCTTGCATACAAACTCGGATGCAGAAGGAGAACGAGCAAACAATGACCAGCATG AACAATCCTGTGACAAAAACAACTTACGGCTACGAGGAAGACATGTATATCAAGTACATGAGAGCCGTGTACACCGAGATGAGGAATAGGATGAGAAAAGCCACGCTATTTCGCGCAAAGCGTACAGCAGAGCCCACTAAATACCTTGTGTACTACCACAACAAGCCTGGCCATGATGATGAAGAAAGATTTTCCTGGTCAAAGCATGAATTCCAGGTTGTAGCTGACCCAGAGAATGAAATATACGTGTGTGAATGCAAGCTCTGGACACACACAG GCCTGTTCTGCCTTCACATCATGAACATACTGGACTACCTCAAGCCTGACAAATTTCCAAACAAGTATATCCTCAAACGGTACACAAAGACTGCAAAATCACAACCAACCTTTGATACAAGGGACTACAACACAACCACATCGGATGGCAGCTCAAGGCTATCGAAGCAAGACATCTTGCTGCAGCTGaatttgatggttaacaagaaaTCGATGAGATGTAACCAGCAATATGACAGAGCCTACTATGTTCTCAAGAGGCTCGTGGAAGAGCTTGATGCAATACATTCAGCAAATCAAGCAGGTGCTGACGAAAGGATGGCTGAAGAGGACGCTAAAATTGAAGATGACCTTCATTATTATGCAGCTGAAATGCTCAACACCGCCGCTGAAGCCAACCAATGCAAGCAGGGTGATGGCCAATCAATGGAGCAGCGACAGCAAGAGACGATGAAACTGCGGCTATATTCTGAAACAAAGGGTAGGAAGAAAATTACTGCATCAAAGAAAA GTTGCGGGACACAACAAGCTGACCTGTCCAACACTCTTGGAAAGAAACAATGCTGA